From Spirochaetota bacterium, a single genomic window includes:
- a CDS encoding efflux RND transporter permease subunit produces MMKLVEFFVENHRITNMIVALVFMAGVFSMLTLTREEMPHMSMYMMRVTTVYPGASPGDVEVNVTGRIEDELRGVRNVRALTSVSMEGMSVIAVRIDEEAKNPEAVKADVREAVARVTGLPEQVSARPRIEEVTNEYPIFELAVQGDASELELRAHARALEAKLREVPGVGTIEKIGYRKREVKVDVRPADLKRDRIAVADVVNAIRARNVRESGGSLDSYTDDRTVVTLAEYERPSQVGEVIVSANFEGYRVRLSDIAVIRDGFEEPAVLYRGNGKPAIALMVTRQEGADILTLSENIREAVDASRKTLPSNVRIEEMYDFSVLTRSMLDSMAANALIGFALVYLVMFFMLDRVSGFWAAFGIPFSIFGTMGLMALFGMTMNMVSLASMIIVLGLLVDDAVVISEKIYLYKQRGMPPVRATIEAVRRMALPVAAAGLTIIVSFLPILFIPGIMGRFMHQIPVVIAMMFVTSLIEGFFFLPAHVCRAQARLVEPRRLRWLDDLKKAYARRLEWAIRNRKKFIGASLAFLAAAFAAAALFLDFKLDEDQDPDIIAIVAETPGGTSLAATSDLMAHVEGAVLAAVPKECLKNMVTQAGHHTMSADYLAVGGMRQNYAITIVYLLPSADRAVRSEKMMDALRPLLADIKKQRGFPRLDIEQYGFAVGRAVELTFITDDDAARAKLEADTLAFLRGTDGVYGIETDSAPGKPEMRVGLDHDAMARSGLTAADVARTLRAAFDGIVATSIRLQGEEIDFRVRVRDGRQDAGRILALPVSNAEGRLVPLSLVARLEEHEGAPVRYHLAGRRAVTIRASVDETKNTPSAVNALLKDHVAASAAGVPGLTVKFGGQEEEAALSMRGFFLAMGVALAAMYVLLVILFRSYLQPVLTMTVIPFALAAVFLTLLIHGMPLLFVSLVAMIGLLGVVLNDAIVMIDQLNQECASREPAAIAAAATDRVRPILLISLTSFVGLVPTSYGIGGDLPLMRPLVLCMGWGVLFCTAVTLFFIPVLYSFVKERGPGEPEISAPENAAAVAVASRVTRVKKMRAGRKS; encoded by the coding sequence ATGATGAAACTCGTGGAATTTTTTGTCGAGAACCACCGGATCACCAACATGATCGTGGCGCTCGTCTTCATGGCCGGGGTATTCTCGATGCTCACGCTCACCCGCGAGGAAATGCCGCACATGAGCATGTACATGATGCGGGTGACCACGGTCTATCCCGGCGCGTCGCCCGGGGACGTGGAGGTCAACGTAACGGGCAGGATAGAGGACGAGCTTCGGGGCGTCCGCAACGTCCGCGCGCTCACGAGCGTGTCGATGGAAGGGATGTCCGTCATCGCGGTGCGCATCGACGAGGAGGCGAAAAATCCCGAGGCGGTCAAGGCCGACGTGCGCGAGGCCGTCGCGCGCGTCACGGGGCTTCCCGAGCAGGTGAGCGCGCGCCCGCGCATCGAGGAGGTCACGAACGAGTACCCGATTTTCGAGCTCGCCGTCCAGGGGGACGCGTCGGAGCTCGAGCTCAGGGCGCACGCGCGGGCGCTCGAGGCGAAACTCCGCGAGGTGCCGGGCGTGGGTACGATCGAAAAAATCGGCTACCGGAAGCGCGAGGTGAAGGTGGATGTGCGCCCCGCCGATCTCAAGCGGGACCGCATCGCCGTCGCCGACGTGGTGAACGCCATCCGCGCGCGCAACGTCCGCGAGAGCGGTGGCTCGCTCGACTCCTACACGGACGACCGCACCGTGGTCACCCTGGCCGAGTACGAGCGCCCCTCGCAGGTGGGCGAGGTGATCGTGAGCGCGAACTTCGAGGGATACCGCGTGCGGCTTTCGGACATCGCCGTGATCCGCGACGGCTTCGAGGAGCCCGCCGTGCTGTACCGCGGCAACGGGAAGCCCGCGATCGCGCTCATGGTCACGCGGCAAGAGGGGGCCGATATACTCACGCTGAGCGAAAATATCCGGGAGGCGGTCGACGCGTCCAGGAAGACGCTCCCGTCCAATGTCCGTATCGAGGAGATGTACGACTTCTCCGTCCTCACGCGCAGCATGCTCGACAGCATGGCGGCTAACGCCCTTATAGGCTTCGCGCTCGTGTACCTGGTCATGTTCTTCATGCTCGACCGCGTGAGCGGCTTCTGGGCGGCGTTCGGGATACCGTTTTCCATATTCGGGACCATGGGCCTCATGGCGCTTTTCGGCATGACCATGAACATGGTCTCGCTCGCGTCCATGATCATCGTGCTGGGGCTCCTCGTGGACGACGCGGTCGTGATCTCGGAGAAGATTTACCTCTACAAGCAGCGCGGCATGCCCCCCGTGCGGGCGACCATCGAGGCGGTGCGGCGCATGGCGCTTCCCGTGGCCGCGGCGGGCCTCACCATCATCGTATCCTTCTTGCCCATCCTCTTCATCCCCGGGATCATGGGCCGCTTCATGCACCAGATCCCCGTGGTGATCGCGATGATGTTCGTCACCTCGCTCATCGAGGGATTCTTCTTCCTGCCGGCCCACGTGTGCCGTGCGCAGGCGCGCCTCGTGGAGCCGCGCCGGCTCCGCTGGCTCGATGATTTGAAAAAGGCCTACGCGCGCCGCCTCGAATGGGCGATCCGGAACAGGAAAAAGTTTATCGGCGCCTCGCTCGCCTTTCTCGCCGCCGCCTTCGCGGCAGCGGCGCTCTTCCTGGACTTCAAGCTCGACGAGGACCAGGACCCCGACATCATCGCCATCGTCGCGGAGACGCCCGGCGGCACCTCGCTTGCCGCGACCTCGGACCTCATGGCGCACGTCGAGGGCGCGGTGCTCGCCGCCGTGCCGAAGGAATGCCTGAAGAACATGGTCACCCAGGCGGGCCACCACACCATGAGCGCGGACTACCTCGCGGTGGGCGGCATGCGGCAGAATTACGCGATCACCATCGTCTACCTGCTGCCCTCGGCCGACCGCGCGGTGCGCTCCGAGAAAATGATGGACGCGCTGCGGCCCCTGCTCGCGGACATCAAGAAGCAGCGCGGCTTCCCGCGGCTCGATATCGAGCAGTACGGGTTCGCGGTGGGGCGCGCGGTCGAGCTCACCTTCATCACCGACGACGACGCCGCGCGCGCAAAGCTGGAGGCGGACACGCTCGCGTTCCTGCGCGGGACGGACGGCGTCTACGGGATCGAAACCGACAGCGCACCCGGCAAGCCCGAGATGCGCGTCGGCCTGGACCACGACGCCATGGCGCGGTCGGGCCTTACGGCGGCCGACGTCGCGCGTACCCTGCGCGCGGCCTTCGACGGAATCGTCGCGACTTCTATTCGCCTCCAGGGGGAGGAAATCGATTTCCGCGTGCGGGTGAGGGACGGGAGGCAGGACGCGGGCCGCATACTCGCCCTCCCGGTCTCGAACGCGGAAGGGAGGCTCGTTCCGCTCTCGCTCGTCGCGCGCCTCGAGGAACACGAGGGCGCCCCCGTGCGCTATCACCTTGCGGGAAGGCGCGCCGTCACCATCCGGGCGAGCGTCGATGAGACGAAGAACACGCCCTCCGCGGTGAACGCGCTCCTGAAAGACCATGTCGCGGCGTCGGCGGCGGGGGTGCCGGGTCTCACGGTGAAGTTCGGCGGGCAGGAGGAGGAGGCGGCGCTCAGTATGAGGGGTTTCTTTCTGGCGATGGGCGTGGCGCTCGCGGCGATGTACGTGCTGCTCGTGATACTCTTCCGTTCCTACCTGCAGCCCGTGCTCACGATGACCGTGATCCCCTTCGCGCTCGCGGCGGTTTTTCTTACGCTCCTCATCCACGGCATGCCCCTCCTTTTCGTCTCGCTCGTCGCGATGATAGGCCTGCTCGGCGTGGTGCTGAACGACGCGATCGTGATGATCGACCAGCTCAACCAGGAGTGCGCCTCGCGCGAGCCCGCGGCGATCGCTGCCGCGGCGACCGACCGCGTGCGGCCTATCCTTCTCATCTCGCTCACCTCGTTCGTGGGGCTCGTCCCCACCTCGTACGGCATCGGCGGCGACCTTCCGCTCATGCGGCCGCTGGTGCTGTGCATGGGATGGGGCGTGCTCTTCTGCACCGCGGTGACGCTCTTCTTCATACCGGTGCTCTATTCCTTCGTGAAGGAGCGCGGTCCGGGCGAACCTGAAATATCTGCGCCCGAAAATGCCGCTGCCGTTGCCGTGGCGTCACGGGTTACGCGCGTGAAAAAAATGCGTGCGGGGAGGAAGTCATGA
- a CDS encoding TlpA family protein disulfide reductase — translation MRNRLTAFFMIAAIALWTGLADAQTAPGFALENDKGTMVFRSSLKGNLIISFFASYCKPCEKDVPLLVELEKKYGKTKNLTLILITADLNDGEGKARDKAAGFMKKIGVSHDFLLDVYHVAISKYNPQKSLPSTFLVDQNGNMPFQEIGFREDTMTRLEQAIGALP, via the coding sequence ATGAGGAATAGACTCACGGCATTTTTCATGATCGCGGCCATCGCGCTGTGGACGGGACTCGCGGACGCACAGACGGCCCCCGGCTTCGCGCTGGAAAATGACAAGGGGACCATGGTTTTCAGGTCCTCGCTCAAGGGCAACCTCATCATCTCCTTCTTCGCGAGCTACTGCAAGCCCTGCGAAAAAGACGTACCGCTGCTGGTGGAGCTTGAAAAGAAATACGGCAAGACGAAGAACCTCACGCTCATCCTCATCACCGCGGACCTGAACGACGGCGAGGGCAAGGCGAGGGACAAGGCAGCGGGATTCATGAAGAAGATCGGTGTGAGCCACGACTTCCTGCTGGACGTGTACCACGTCGCGATCAGCAAGTATAATCCCCAGAAAAGCCTCCCCTCCACCTTCCTGGTGGACCAGAATGGGAACATGCCCTTCCAGGAGATAGGTTTCCGCGAGGATACGATGACGCGGCTTGAGCAGGCGATAGGCGCGTTGCCGTAG
- a CDS encoding TrmB family transcriptional regulator, whose amino-acid sequence MVVNKTLERLQEIGFTEYEARAYMALIQSNPATAYEVARVSGIPSSKVYEVLARLLDRDAVSVTDEGGKRRYVPRGADDLVEGARARMGATLDGLKRELSRLNPAGEVSFIWNLKDVDSLAVRALRLTTGARHTLLVSGWPGEIAIIAPALGEREREGVKIAVVHFGHPPGGTGMFFEHPIEDTIQQEKGGRTLVVVADSREALMATIFDDGRVEGAWSRNVGFVTLAEDYIKHDIYIMKIVRRFDRVLKKRFGEGYALLRDVYTDREVL is encoded by the coding sequence ATGGTAGTTAATAAAACACTCGAGCGCCTCCAGGAGATCGGGTTCACAGAATACGAGGCGCGCGCCTACATGGCGCTCATCCAGTCGAACCCCGCGACCGCGTACGAGGTCGCGCGCGTATCGGGCATCCCCAGCTCGAAGGTATACGAAGTGCTGGCCAGGCTCCTGGATCGGGACGCGGTATCGGTGACCGATGAGGGCGGAAAGCGGCGCTATGTGCCCAGGGGGGCGGATGATCTGGTCGAGGGTGCGCGGGCGCGCATGGGCGCGACCCTGGACGGACTGAAGCGCGAGCTTTCAAGGCTTAACCCGGCGGGAGAGGTATCATTCATCTGGAATCTCAAGGACGTCGACTCCCTCGCAGTGCGAGCGCTTCGCCTCACGACCGGAGCGCGGCACACACTCCTCGTATCGGGCTGGCCCGGCGAGATCGCCATTATCGCCCCCGCATTAGGTGAGCGGGAACGGGAGGGGGTGAAAATCGCGGTAGTTCACTTCGGGCACCCCCCCGGGGGAACTGGAATGTTCTTCGAGCATCCCATCGAGGACACGATTCAACAGGAGAAAGGCGGGCGCACGCTGGTCGTGGTGGCCGATTCCCGGGAGGCCCTCATGGCGACCATTTTCGACGACGGGAGGGTCGAGGGCGCATGGAGCCGGAACGTGGGATTCGTGACGCTCGCGGAGGATTACATCAAGCACGATATCTATATTATGAAGATCGTGCGCAGGTTCGATCGTGTCCTTAAAAAGCGATTCGGCGAGGGTTATGCTTTGCTTCGGGACGTCTATACGGACAGGGAGGTACTATGA
- the ilvE gene encoding branched-chain-amino-acid transaminase → MKVYIDGAYYEREDAKISVFDHGLLYGDGVFEGIRIYHGRVFRLAEHLERLYRSAAAIALEIPLTPAEMESAVRAAVAANARGEGYIRLVVTRGEGNLGLNPLQCPRASVIIIVDDIQLYPEENYHRGIAIIIASLRRVPADSLDPRIKSLNYLNNILAKTEALRAGCLEAVLLNHDGMVAECTGDNIFIVRNGELLTPSPAHGALEGITRNAVLELARGRAVPAREAALTPYDLYTADECFLTGTGAEIMPVVKIDGRAVGTGTPGVFTGRMLSAFHELIARG, encoded by the coding sequence ATGAAAGTTTATATTGACGGCGCGTATTATGAAAGGGAAGACGCGAAGATATCGGTCTTCGATCACGGTCTTCTCTATGGTGACGGTGTGTTCGAGGGAATCCGCATCTATCATGGCAGGGTCTTCCGGCTCGCGGAGCACCTTGAGCGCCTGTACCGGAGCGCCGCGGCAATCGCGCTCGAAATTCCCCTGACCCCGGCGGAGATGGAATCCGCGGTCCGCGCTGCCGTAGCGGCGAACGCGCGGGGGGAGGGCTATATCCGGCTCGTGGTCACACGGGGGGAGGGAAACCTGGGCCTCAACCCGCTCCAGTGCCCGCGTGCGAGCGTGATCATCATCGTTGACGATATCCAGCTGTACCCGGAGGAGAATTACCACAGGGGGATTGCCATTATAATAGCTTCGCTCAGGCGGGTGCCGGCGGATTCACTGGACCCGCGCATCAAATCCCTCAATTATCTCAACAACATACTCGCGAAGACCGAGGCCTTGCGCGCCGGCTGCCTGGAGGCCGTGCTCCTGAATCACGACGGAATGGTCGCCGAATGCACCGGCGACAACATATTCATTGTCCGCAACGGCGAACTCCTCACGCCGTCACCGGCGCACGGCGCGCTTGAGGGGATTACGCGCAACGCGGTCCTTGAACTTGCCCGGGGGCGTGCCGTTCCCGCACGGGAGGCAGCGCTCACCCCGTACGATCTCTATACCGCCGACGAGTGTTTCCTCACGGGCACCGGCGCGGAGATAATGCCGGTGGTGAAGATCGACGGACGAGCGGTCGGGACCGGCACGCCCGGCGTTTTTACGGGGAGAATGCTGTCCGCGTTCCACGAGTTGATCGCAAGGGGCTGA
- a CDS encoding TolC family protein → MTGTLKRFGGPILFLAIVMLFQAHVFAEDRAIAPAVKNIEADAVSDRETQARPARIDLRGAIQRLLAGNSDVKTLLIEYEGAGDALLRNGAKYDPLLIAGAEGGRSVSYNMFTRSTDGVSTARGYGGIEQRLGTGTTLRATLDSSLAMMPETRLLVGGERFDFGGDVYNTRVRLEIAQDLFKNAFGSADRLEKKRAGTQADIQKAVVRARLAVLIAAAVASFYDVADARAELATARADIQSTTGIRDMLALKLTQGLAAPEEAYEWNCRLSQARMAAAASERRLDECMSALLRALDIPPGGAIEIEEAFTVNAPDVPFDSALRDAFAKRPDWRARKLAVERAGLELEMASNGARPSLMLKLGAGGNGYDPDSYPGTLGQGRQAVEYYAGMEMRYPLGDSGAAADEAEAGRNAAVERENLRKIEREIRDEVAARIKDCASAHAVYREAGEAREFARAYYAEVLMQFQRGRVQSTNLKTALDTYTRAEHVAARALLGYNIALLRRDLARNTFIEGLGVDIEALLRKVE, encoded by the coding sequence ATGACCGGAACATTGAAAAGATTCGGGGGGCCGATACTCTTCCTGGCGATAGTGATGCTTTTCCAGGCACATGTTTTCGCGGAGGACCGTGCGATCGCGCCCGCGGTAAAAAATATCGAAGCCGACGCCGTGAGCGACCGGGAAACACAGGCGAGGCCCGCGCGCATCGATCTTCGCGGGGCGATACAAAGGCTCCTGGCCGGCAACAGCGATGTGAAGACCCTGCTCATCGAATACGAAGGCGCCGGTGACGCGCTGCTCAGGAACGGGGCGAAGTACGATCCGTTGCTCATCGCCGGGGCGGAGGGGGGACGGAGCGTGAGCTACAACATGTTCACCCGGTCCACCGACGGCGTGTCGACCGCGCGCGGATACGGCGGAATCGAGCAGCGCCTGGGCACCGGCACGACGCTGCGGGCGACCCTGGACAGCTCCCTGGCGATGATGCCCGAAACCCGTCTCCTCGTGGGCGGGGAGAGGTTCGATTTCGGCGGGGACGTGTATAACACCCGTGTGCGTCTCGAGATCGCGCAAGATCTATTTAAAAACGCGTTCGGGAGCGCCGACCGGCTGGAAAAGAAAAGGGCCGGGACCCAGGCAGATATCCAGAAGGCCGTCGTGCGGGCCCGCCTGGCCGTCCTTATCGCCGCGGCAGTGGCATCGTTCTACGACGTTGCGGACGCCCGCGCGGAACTGGCGACCGCACGCGCCGATATTCAGAGCACGACGGGGATACGGGACATGCTGGCGCTCAAGCTGACCCAGGGACTCGCCGCGCCCGAGGAGGCGTACGAGTGGAACTGCAGGCTCTCGCAGGCGCGCATGGCGGCGGCGGCGTCGGAAAGGAGGCTTGACGAATGCATGAGCGCCTTGCTGCGCGCGCTCGACATTCCGCCGGGGGGCGCGATTGAGATCGAGGAGGCCTTCACCGTGAACGCCCCCGATGTTCCGTTCGATTCCGCGCTCCGCGACGCGTTCGCGAAACGCCCGGACTGGCGCGCGCGGAAGCTCGCTGTAGAACGGGCCGGCCTGGAACTTGAGATGGCGTCTAACGGCGCGCGCCCCTCGCTTATGCTGAAGCTGGGCGCCGGGGGGAACGGGTACGACCCGGACTCGTACCCGGGAACGCTGGGGCAGGGGCGGCAGGCCGTCGAGTATTACGCGGGTATGGAAATGCGCTACCCGTTAGGGGATTCCGGTGCCGCGGCCGACGAGGCGGAGGCCGGGAGGAACGCCGCCGTAGAGCGGGAGAATCTGAGGAAGATCGAGCGCGAGATTCGCGACGAGGTCGCCGCGCGCATAAAGGACTGCGCATCGGCGCATGCCGTGTACCGCGAGGCCGGGGAGGCCAGGGAATTCGCGCGGGCGTATTACGCGGAGGTGCTCATGCAGTTCCAGCGGGGAAGGGTCCAGTCGACGAACCTCAAGACGGCGCTCGATACGTATACGCGCGCGGAACACGTCGCGGCGCGCGCGCTGCTCGGATATAACATTGCGCTTCTCCGCAGGGACCTCGCGCGCAACACCTTCATCGAGGGACTTGGCGTGGATATCGAGGCCCTCTTGAGGAAGGTTGAATAG
- a CDS encoding electron transfer flavoprotein subunit beta/FixA family protein, with protein MKIVVLVKEVPDMESKFKIVGDAKIDESQIAFKMNAFDEYAVEAGLQLKEKFGGEVIIISSGPERVSKEIRQAFAMGADWGIQVMDSQVDEGDNYVVSAAIKKAIDSLGGVDLVLSGVQAEDDQSAVTGVMIADLMGLPHCTNVVKIEVGGDGKTMKVNRELEGGFNEVAEIAMPALLTIQSGINQPRYPTLPGIMKAKKKRLDIKKAGEIGAAELGEAGSKTKFVKMFFPVSEHKAEILTGDAKTAAKTLVDKLKNEAKVL; from the coding sequence ATGAAGATAGTTGTCTTAGTGAAAGAGGTTCCAGATATGGAATCCAAATTCAAGATCGTTGGCGACGCCAAGATCGATGAATCCCAGATTGCCTTTAAGATGAATGCTTTCGACGAGTATGCGGTTGAGGCAGGTCTCCAGCTCAAGGAAAAGTTCGGCGGCGAGGTCATCATCATTTCCTCCGGCCCCGAGCGCGTATCCAAGGAAATTCGCCAGGCATTCGCCATGGGCGCCGACTGGGGCATCCAGGTCATGGATTCCCAGGTTGACGAAGGTGACAACTACGTTGTCTCCGCGGCCATCAAGAAGGCTATCGACAGCCTTGGCGGCGTCGACCTCGTGCTCTCCGGCGTTCAGGCCGAAGACGACCAGTCCGCGGTGACGGGCGTCATGATAGCCGACCTCATGGGTCTTCCGCATTGCACGAACGTTGTGAAGATCGAAGTGGGCGGCGACGGCAAGACGATGAAGGTGAACCGCGAGCTCGAGGGCGGCTTCAACGAGGTTGCCGAGATCGCGATGCCCGCGCTTCTCACCATCCAGTCCGGCATCAACCAGCCGCGGTATCCCACCCTTCCCGGCATCATGAAGGCGAAGAAGAAGAGACTCGATATCAAGAAAGCCGGCGAAATCGGCGCGGCGGAGCTGGGCGAAGCCGGTTCCAAGACGAAGTTCGTGAAGATGTTCTTCCCGGTCTCCGAACACAAAGCCGAAATCCTCACCGGGGATGCGAAGACGGCGGCGAAGACGCTCGTCGATAAACTGAAAAACGAAGCCAAGGTGCTATAA
- a CDS encoding electron transfer flavoprotein subunit alpha/FixB family protein, which translates to MARILVVAEQRSGKLSDATLELCKAAKAIASAMGAAPAAAVFYKDDSLAKEVAKYIPEVFSVVDAKLEAYNADTYTEAVKAVVAAQDVKGVLIPHSYDGVDYAAKAALAIGAGIVSNCNKFEMQGGTLVLNRNTYNGKIQEQRSIKTDKFVVTFEKGAFDKEAAGGAGSVTAVAAAISAPRRTTKEIVAMMAGSVDISQAKIIVAGGRGTKEKDKYNDIIVNLAKKLGGEYAASRPVVDAGWTDAARQVGQSGKTVAPVLYIAAGISGAIQHVAGMKGSQCIVAINKDPEAPVFNIATYGIVGDLFEVIPAIMAELG; encoded by the coding sequence ATGGCCAGAATTTTAGTAGTCGCGGAACAGAGAAGCGGCAAACTGAGCGATGCGACCCTGGAGCTTTGCAAGGCCGCCAAGGCTATTGCCTCCGCCATGGGCGCAGCTCCCGCAGCCGCGGTATTTTACAAGGACGACAGCCTCGCCAAAGAGGTTGCCAAGTATATTCCCGAGGTGTTTTCCGTAGTTGACGCGAAGCTCGAAGCCTACAACGCGGACACGTACACCGAAGCCGTGAAGGCAGTGGTCGCCGCCCAGGACGTAAAGGGCGTGCTCATTCCCCACAGCTACGACGGTGTCGACTATGCCGCGAAGGCCGCGCTCGCGATCGGCGCCGGTATCGTATCGAACTGCAACAAGTTCGAAATGCAGGGCGGGACACTGGTGCTTAACCGCAACACCTACAACGGAAAGATCCAGGAACAGCGTTCGATCAAGACCGACAAGTTTGTCGTCACCTTCGAGAAAGGCGCGTTTGATAAGGAAGCCGCGGGCGGCGCAGGCAGCGTCACCGCCGTCGCGGCGGCCATTTCCGCACCCAGGCGCACGACGAAGGAAATCGTCGCTATGATGGCCGGCTCGGTCGACATCAGCCAGGCGAAGATCATCGTCGCCGGGGGCCGCGGGACCAAGGAAAAAGACAAGTATAACGACATCATCGTGAACCTCGCGAAGAAGCTGGGCGGCGAATACGCAGCGTCCCGTCCCGTCGTCGACGCAGGGTGGACCGATGCCGCCCGCCAGGTGGGCCAGTCCGGCAAGACCGTCGCCCCCGTGCTTTACATCGCGGCCGGCATCTCCGGCGCGATCCAGCACGTGGCCGGTATGAAGGGCTCGCAGTGCATCGTCGCGATCAACAAGGACCCGGAAGCACCGGTCTTCAACATCGCCACCTATGGTATCGTGGGCGACCTGTTCGAAGTCATCCCGGCCATCATGGCGGAGCTGGGCTAG
- a CDS encoding ATP-binding protein encodes MKYCSLERSHFISFEDVDLKVLFEEDIKVFARLHVEPHAYLFIDEFQYAREGGKQLKYLYDTYPGKKIIISGSSAADLTVEAVKFLAGRIFLFTLLPFSYGEFLRAVNPDLHALFEGMAPSAPISEPVHKQLIAVMRDYLRYGGYPHVITASSDDEKREVLKNLVNVLLLRDIRDVSGIADETVLYKLLRLLAFQTGSMASYTELANASGLRDRRVREHLAAIEKTFVLRQVYPFFSNPRTEIVKNPKIYYLDIGLRNAVMNDFRGADERADRGALVENFVLTELLKNGRQVKYYRSKSQAEVDFILDERLPVEVKATPVKGVSRSYRAFVDRYAPERGYVLSTGPSSRLMVKDCVTHIVPAYLAGMIE; translated from the coding sequence ATGAAATACTGTTCCCTTGAGCGCAGCCATTTCATCAGCTTCGAGGATGTCGATCTGAAGGTTCTCTTCGAGGAGGACATCAAGGTCTTCGCACGCCTCCATGTCGAACCCCACGCTTACCTTTTCATCGACGAGTTCCAGTACGCGAGGGAGGGCGGGAAACAGCTCAAATACCTGTACGACACATACCCTGGAAAAAAAATCATCATCTCCGGTTCGTCCGCGGCCGATCTCACCGTGGAAGCGGTGAAATTCCTGGCAGGCCGCATCTTCCTTTTCACGCTGCTGCCCTTCTCGTACGGCGAATTCCTGCGCGCCGTGAACCCTGACCTGCACGCGCTCTTCGAAGGGATGGCCCCATCCGCGCCCATCTCCGAGCCGGTGCATAAACAACTCATCGCGGTCATGCGCGACTACCTGCGCTACGGCGGTTATCCCCACGTCATCACCGCGTCGAGCGACGATGAAAAGCGTGAAGTGCTGAAGAACCTGGTGAACGTCCTGTTGCTCCGGGATATACGCGACGTGTCGGGCATCGCGGACGAGACCGTGCTTTACAAGCTGCTGCGGCTCCTGGCCTTCCAGACGGGAAGCATGGCCTCGTACACGGAGCTCGCGAACGCATCGGGCCTCAGGGACCGGCGCGTCCGCGAGCACCTCGCCGCGATCGAGAAGACCTTCGTGCTGCGGCAGGTGTACCCCTTCTTCTCCAATCCGCGCACCGAGATCGTAAAGAACCCCAAGATTTACTATCTTGACATCGGTTTGCGCAACGCCGTCATGAACGATTTCCGGGGAGCGGACGAACGCGCGGACCGGGGAGCGCTCGTGGAGAATTTCGTGCTCACGGAGCTCTTGAAAAACGGCCGGCAGGTTAAGTATTACCGCAGCAAGTCCCAGGCCGAGGTCGACTTCATCCTGGACGAGCGCCTGCCGGTCGAGGTGAAGGCAACCCCGGTCAAGGGTGTTTCGCGCTCGTACCGCGCCTTCGTGGACCGCTACGCACCGGAACGCGGCTACGTGCTTTCCACGGGCCCGTCGTCACGGCTCATGGTGAAGGATTGCGTAACGCACATCGTCCCGGCGTATCTGGCCGGGATGATTGAGTAG